The following DNA comes from Candidatus Desulfofervidus auxilii.
TAGAAGCAAGAACAATTTTACAAAAAGATTTAGAATATACTGGTTTTTTTGAGATATTAAAACCAGAAACCTTTTTGGAAGAAAAACCTACTTTGGAAGTAGATTTTAAAAAATGGCAATTGATTGGTGCTTATCTTTTAATAAAAGGACAGATAAAAATTTTGGAAAAAGATTTAGAAATTAAACTCTATCTTTATGATGTTTATAAAGGCATGAAACTTCTTGGTAAACGTTATGAAGGTAAAATAAATTTCTTACGTTACATGATACATCGTTTTTCAGATGCTATAATAGAAATACTCACTGGAAAGCCAAGTATTTTTCAAACAAAGATTGCCTTTGTTTATGAAGAAAAAAATACAAAAGAAATTTATATCACAGATTTTGATGGCTATAATTTTTATCCTCTTACTAAATTTAAAAATATTTGTTTAAGTCCTAGATGGCACCCTAAAGGTAATAAGCTTCTTTTTACTAGTTATAAAAAGGGAAGACCTGAGGTTTATCTTTTAGATTTAAAAAAACCAGAGGTAATTAGACTTATCCATTATCCAGGACTTAATATCAGTCCTGCTTGGTCGCCAGATGGCGAATATATTGCTGTTACTTTAACAAAAGCAGGTTATCAAGGAATATATTTAACAGATAATAAAGGAAAGGTTATAAAATGTTTGGTACGTTCTAAAGGTATTAATGTTTCTCCTACTTTTTCTCCAGATGGGAAAAAGATTGCCTTTGTTTCTGATCGAAGTGGTAGTCCTCAAATTTATATTTTAGATATAGTTTCAGGTAAAATTAGACGTTTAACTTTTGAAGGAAATTATAATACTTCACCAGCTTGGTCACCTAAAGGAAATTATATTGCTTATAGTGGAATGAGGGATGGACATTTCCATATATTTGTGATAAAGTCCGATGGCAGTGAGATAAAACAATTGACATATGATGAAGCGAA
Coding sequences within:
- the tolB gene encoding Tol-Pal system beta propeller repeat protein TolB, encoding MVKRKYLISLFFLFFSNLCFARVYIDIEAPGQEKIPIAISYFVGERKIALEARTILQKDLEYTGFFEILKPETFLEEKPTLEVDFKKWQLIGAYLLIKGQIKILEKDLEIKLYLYDVYKGMKLLGKRYEGKINFLRYMIHRFSDAIIEILTGKPSIFQTKIAFVYEEKNTKEIYITDFDGYNFYPLTKFKNICLSPRWHPKGNKLLFTSYKKGRPEVYLLDLKKPEVIRLIHYPGLNISPAWSPDGEYIAVTLTKAGYQGIYLTDNKGKVIKCLVRSKGINVSPTFSPDGKKIAFVSDRSGSPQIYILDIVSGKIRRLTFEGNYNTSPAWSPKGNYIAYSGMRDGHFHIFVIKSDGSEIKQLTYDEANHESPSWSPDGHFIAFSQNGKIYILRMADGCKFPVLPKLPGRQTQPNWSPYLR